Proteins from a genomic interval of Nerophis lumbriciformis linkage group LG01, RoL_Nlum_v2.1, whole genome shotgun sequence:
- the LOC133620140 gene encoding ceramide synthase 5-like, giving the protein MTSSFLAWFWSESFWLPENASWAELEHPPPGVEYPRVGEILYALPLALGVFVLRLLFERLVAKPCAHILQIQAGVHRQAQPNAVLERVYQSKTSPEAKQLDGLSKQLDWDVRKIQRWFRVRRNQDKPSLQTKFCESMWRLTFYLGIFTYAVHHLWVSPWTWNTRLCWDNYPFQHQSPQQFNHYVAELAFYWSLMFSQFRDIKRKDFFIMLVHHLATIVLITFSYANNMLRVGTLIMCVHDASDIFLEAAKLANYAKYQRLCDGLFVVFSISFFIARLVVFPFWFIHSVLIESWEISGPYQSWWLFNGLLLVLQTLHIIWFYLIARIAIKAIFKGKVEKDDRSDIESSSDDDIHSNNSKHPSKTSGTTTNINGENHDH; this is encoded by the exons ATGACTTCCTCGTTCTTAGCCTGGTTTTGGAGCGAGAGTTTTTGGCTTCCAGAAAATGCTTCCTGGGCGGAACTGGAGCATCCGCCACCTGGCGTGGAGTACCCTCGAGTGGGAGAAATACTTTACGCCCTGCCGCTCGCGCTCGGAGTGTTTGTGCTGCGGCTCCTGTTCGAAAG GCTAGTGGCCAAGCCCTGTGCCCACATACTTCAGATTCAGGCGGGAGTGCATCGTCAAGCCCAGCCCAATGCTGTCCTGGAGAGAGTGTATCAGTCCAAAACG AGTCCAGAAGCAAAGCAACTGGATGGACTTTCCAAGCAGCTGGACTGGGATGTACGGAAGATACAGAGATGGTTTCGTGTCCGCCGCAACCAAGACAAGCCGAGTCTGCAGACAAAGTTCTGTGAGAGCAT GTGGCGCCTCACGTTTTACTTGGGAATTTTTACTTATGCTGTACACCATTTATGGGTG TCACCCTGGACATGGAACACCAGACTGTGCTGGGACAACTATCCCTTTCAG CATCAGAGTCCTCAACAATTCAACCACTATGTGGCTGAGCTGGCTTTCTATTGGTCTCTGATGTTTTCCCAGTTCAGAGATATTAAACGTAAG GATTTCTTCATCATGCTTGTGCACCACTTGGCCACCATTGTCCTCATCACCTTTTCCTACGCCAACAACATGCTAAGAGTTGGAACTTTGATCATGTGTGTGCATGACGCATCAGACATCTTCCTCGAG GCAGCTAAGCTGGCCAACTATGCCAAATACCAGCGGCTGTGTGACGGCCTGTTTGTTGTGTTCAGCATCAGCTTTTTCATTGCCCGGCTTGTTGTCTTTCCTTTCTG GTTTATTCACAGCGTTTTGATTGAGAGCTGGGAGATTTCAGGCCCATACCAGTCCTGGTGGCTGTTTAATGGGTTACTTCTGGTCCTTCAGACTCTTCATATCATCTGGTTCTACCTCATTGCACGGATTGCAATTAAAGCTATTTTTAAGGGAAAG GTGGAAAAAGACGACCGCAGTGACATCGAGAGCAGCTCAGACGATGACATTCATTCCAACAACAGTAAACATCCCAGTAAGACCAGCGGTACCACCACTAACATAAATGGAGAAAATCACGACCACTGA